Genomic DNA from Epinephelus fuscoguttatus linkage group LG14, E.fuscoguttatus.final_Chr_v1:
tccctcttcaccacaacagtccggcgcagcgcccgcatcactgcagacaacGCACCAAACTGCCAGTCCATGCAAACAGTCAGAGGCTTAAAAACCTGAGAATGAAGAGCAACGCAGACTCCAGCACGTCGTCCTACTTACTGTGTTTTGTGGGAAAGGATGCTTGCTGTCCACACGCTTCCTCATCCTCATCTGGGGTTCAAAATGCACCAAGCGGAAGGTCTTCTCTTCCCCCAGATAACGAGTGAGCCAACGAGATGCTTCATCACCGCAGTCCAGTCCCTGACTGTTAGCTCTGTACAGTCTGAAGCAAAGAAACAACAAGAGGCATACAAGTCTGAAAACAGACGGGGAGCAAAAGTAAATGATGTGAAAGACAAAATGACTACTGGTCTAAAATAATCTAGAggtgtatgactccgcccaccagtccaccctgtggttgtatgactccgcccaccagtccagtgtctctgacagtctccatccatgtcagtgaaaacatggatgcttcacacacagaagatctatacaatcagcacagtttcaagattagagtcaccaattcagtatctgaccaaatgtctccccttctgttcctgagatatgacgttaaaacatgatgatgtcacagtcaagctgacctttgaccttttgaccttcattattttatcctgttagacatttgtgtcaagtgtGAAGTTTggtgaccttcaaccaccagaTTCTTATTGGTTTATTCTAGAGCCCAAgttgacgtttgtgccaaatctgaagaatgTGAAATGTGATGTGAAACCTGCAGTCAATGACGGCATTGTTGGGCTGTTTGATGGGGAATCGCAGCTCCTCCATGTTTGGGCCGTTCAGACAAACATGACCTCCATCACAGGTCAGAGACACCAACACCAGACGAGGGTGCAGTTTGCCCGTCACCATGTGACCGTCCTCTGTCACCACCAGCCAGTGTCTGCAATCAAAAATAAGCAAATTAAAAACTAATACTTATTTTTTATCTGGGGCTCCATATTAGCCTTCATTAGCGGAGTATTATTTTGGTGGTATTATTGTTGGTGCAGCTGTTTCAAACACAACCGGattgttttctgtcttcctcAGAGCCGAGCAGTAAAGGCTCTTTTTCTTCTTACACTCTTCTTACTCCCTCAATGAATGGTTCCTATGTATATTGACAGACACCCATGACAGTACAGTGACCCCTACAGGACATATTAGCTTCccacaaatacattttacacTGAGGGTGGCTTCCATAGTcagtataaaaacacacaaccaTAAATCTGAGTTTGAGtagatatttcatcaaaatcactttattctttgtctcatttaaaatttggccaaaaataacctGTTTGCAAGACAAgagttaaaaacatttttcagctccaggatttcatctccaacttttaactttcaaacatcaaagggtaagttttatAACTCATTTATGGTGAAGGGAGGATCGTGGATTTTCCtccagaaaaaaagtcacacccaGCCACCCCTCTCCTCGGATAactaaagaacagtcccttactgtcactgttttcaactgCACAGATTTTGGTGACATCTCAGTTAAGTTAAAGTTAAATCTCACCGATCCTGCAGCTCTCCAGACTTCAGCCCGAGTTTGTGGCACTCAGCCAGAGCCACAGACACCGCTTTGCCAGACTTGAGAGGGTGAACGAGGAGCTGCGACACTACGCCTACACGGACTACTTTCTCTGACTTCCTCAGGTATTTATATCCGAGACCAAGTCCCAGAACAGCGACACCAGCTCCGATCAGAAGAGCTGCCTTCTTATTCTGGACCAACGCGTTCACAGCCAGCTCCTTCACATCCATGTTGGAGACCCGACAGCTCCGAGGACACTGAACTTTGGTTAGTAAACAGTTTCTGTGAGTGAAGTTCACTAAGGATAAAGTTCAGTGATGCTCTCCAGGTTTCCGTCTGACTTGGGTGTGAACTCACCCTGATGACACCCAGTGGCTTGTGGACACTTGTTTGACACCTCTTGATTGGCTGAGATCCTGAGGACACAATGTACACATAACAGCAGCTATGCTGAACATTACCCCAAGGCTGAATGAACTGGTAGCTCCAAATTCTGAGTAATCATAGTAAGCAGTCTCAGTGGGCCCCCGGCTGCTCCTCTCCatgtctctctgctctctttccTTTATTTTGCCCTTTCCTTTCTGGAACCACAATTTCCCTTTCTTGAGTAAAGACATGACAGAGTACTTTGGAGCTCCGGCAGCATCAGCAGCCACTCACTCACTGTAGCACTAACTGCATTAAGAGTAATGCAGGGGCGGACTAAACCATCTTGCATCTTTCAGGGTTGTGAGGGGCCTCAGAGAGCGTCCACTATTATTTCTAAACATACAAAGATCAGTCCtttaactgatttattcagccaCTGGGCCGACGTTTGATCTGTTTGAAGAAAGAATGGGAGATGAGAGCGGTGGCAAACCATCCTTCTCCTGGTCTTGCCGTAAACACAGCTCGACGAAAGCGTCAAACTGCAGAGTCAACTTGTGGATGTAGGGGTGCCCtcctgatgaagaggagggcTCTCCAGCTCTTACACTCTCGCAGATTCCGGAGTCAGCCCCAGAGCGAGACGGTGTCATCGGCAGCTCCTCTGGTGGAATCTTGGTGGTGTCTAGCAAACACAGCACTGTCCCATttaaggcctctacacatgatcagctgtaaaaccgctttgcgctggctgtcccattgtttggCTATGGAGAGGGCGGCAACGCCTGACAAAGCAGCACCGCTACCCTGTGCCATTTAGGCTAGAACTGCCACTGCTGGTGACCCTCTGAAGGCAGCAGGTATCTGCTCCACCTGCAGTCTTACCTGGAGAGATGTTGCGCAATATGGAACCGCAATTACACACGGCGGATCCGCTGATTATAGTTTATGCAACCAGCATCACACTGGTGGAAAATCACCACAGACCCTCTATAATTTATGTGCGCAGCGAATGAATAATTCTGCACAGTTTCTTTTGCATCTTTTGAATCCTACACTTCACCCCTTTTGAACCTACATGTAATCagtgcaggtaaatgtttagcaagatgttcatattaaaccaGTTGTCCCCGCCCCTTTTACCAGACTCAACAACAGATGAGTCAGAAGCAGCAGCCCTGTCTGCCCATAACTTCACCCCTCCCCGTCCCAGTGAAGAAGGTGAGCAACACATGCCTCATTGCAGGGAGTCCGTGgcaatttctctctctctctctctctcgcacttttttaccattacaaaaaagaaaacaaaatattttttaatgacagaaattcatacaaattatttttccacaaaatgattattatgaaacaaaaacagcctcCGACTGTCTGTACTGGATGCTGGACAGCTGGAAACATTAAGCAGCCTAACTCAGCCTGTATTAAAGGTACAGGCAGTATTAAAATAATCCAGTTAGACGCTTTCATTTAGATTGAATTATGGCCGTTAAATGACATCTATAGATACAGACTTTATTATTCCCTCATGAAGGGCAATTTATTTGAgcagcttgcacacacacacacacacacacacacacacacacacacacgcattgtTCATTTATTGATAtcaaaaatctgctgttttattatttttgagatGATGATCTTAATTTACTTTGAAAAGTTAATGtatatttaagttattttttttaagtctttcattaatgtgtttttccattttgggattttacaataaaaattgCAAATAGACTGTAAAAGATGGCCTTTAGCACATTTTTTATGGCGGCTTTTAATCTTGCATCAAATagtgaattgcatactgtatgcagactgtTGCATGTACAACTCACTAGCAGTAATTGTCCTGGTAGTATTGAACTACAAGAAGCAAGACAGTTTCAAGCCTTCAAAGTTAGAGTTATGTAAAGCTTTTAATGGGTCAGTTAGGTCCTAGAGACTGGTGACAACAGCTGCGCAGGGGGGGccaactgtgattttttttcatggggcccaaaattccTGGTGGTGGCCCTGCACAAGATGGAGTCAGGACGCACTGAAAACACTTCAGACAGCTCCAAGACAAAATGTGTGTCTCGTGAAACTCTCTCAGAGCTGTCTGTTCCTGTCAGACTTGAATCCACCCAAACTCCTGCGAGTCATCTTTTTTAAACGAGGCTCCACATTTAATCTGAACGCAAGTGGATGTGAGactgtttaaaaataatttcagaCTTATGTCCCAGACAACACACGTTTCCTCTGAGGGAAACTCTGCAGGGTTCCCAAACTGTCAGTGCATCATGACGTGGAGAGCTCTGTGATTAAACCCggtgaaaatgtaaaaagccATGACTGTCGCAGCTTTTGATGCCTCCACCTATAAAAATGCGTTCTTTCAGATCCTGCCACGTGTCCAAGTGCCCCACAGGTGCGCACAGAAAGTGGAATGACCAAAAGTCTCGTCTCCCTTTGTTTTAATATACTGCCGGGTAGTTTCATCTATAATTATGCATCATCAGTTGTTAGCtgattgtattttgtattaatgaTCTAAGTTGTCAAAGTGACTAAAgcagataaataaatgtagcggagtaaaaagtacaatgtttCCCCCTGAGATGTAGATGAGTACAAGTATAAAGtaacatacagtaaaaatactcGAGTACCTCAAAACCTCTAAATTTTAATGATGGCAGTTGCAAAGTTTTCTGTTTCTACTCAGCACTGAAGCAACATCACAGGACAGGGAGTGCTAGTGTATTGAATATCAGCAGGACCTCAAGTGTGATATTACTTTTATACAAACAACAGTTCTACAAGCGCCATTTATCGTCAGTAAAAAGCAGCAACAGGttctgatttgtttgtttatgttatgaTTTATTTAGCTCCGCCCACACAAATAGCTCTGCCTAGACCAGGCCTGGACTGTTGACAAGCAACACAATCATCCCTGCACACTGGCTCACTGCTCTGTGTAAACTAGATCTACGTTAAAACACAGCCCAGCTGCTGTGTATCATGTCGgctacatctgtgtgtttctatttatttttcaaccagTGAAATCAGTCTGTTGACAGTCTCTTAGGTGGTTTACCTGTGGTGATGATGAGTTAACAGCTTCATCAGCACGCTGCATCGTCTTCTGATGTCATGTGACCATACCTGGAGTTTTACAGTGAAGTATTCAGGCTTCTCTCCATCCCCTCCTTCTTGTCTGACGATCATTCATTATTTAACTGAAACGTTTTTAGTGGAGATATGCTCCTCTTTGGTGCAAAGTTAGTTACCACAATGATGAATGGCTCAGAACAGCTGTAAAGCGGAGTGATACATGCAGAGTGACAAGTCCCAGTGctgttatactgtatatcagaACTCATTTAATGCCTCTTGTCCAGTCAGATTGTttggtcggaactaactgttgttcAATAATTACTAAAAACTACTAATGTTTTTAACATCACGATTCATAATAAATCtagaaattaatatttaaaaaaaattaagggtgAATAAGGTGCTAGAGGGcaaaaagcatcaaaacagagcttgttcataaaaagaaacaataaataaatcccAAGGTAGGACCGGCCAGACCCCCCCTCAGAGGCCCGGGCTGAGCCCCCAATATAatcaaatcctagaaacacccctgccttaggaaaatgttttaatgaatCAGGGGAGAGTTAGGGTTGTtgtctttcattttcttctttgaTTTACTATGCATTATTCATGTAATCCACCTTCTACTTATATTTGAGGAGCCTCTTGGacgagaggtgaaacgtcttctagaaggactatctagagtcagtgtttgttttgtccgttctgggcttctgtagaaacatggtggtgcaacatggtgatctctgtagacaaaGACCCACTCCCTacgtagatataaacgtctcattctaagataacaaaaacacaacgactttatttcagtgattatacactaaagatattattatattatattccatttctgccaacatatcccCCTAAGTCCTACACAAAGCTTTGATTCAGTAAAATTAATTAGATATAgtggtgggaaaaaaatgaataaacatgaaattaaaaaacacacaaatgcactcTAACACTCAGCATAAACTGACACAACTATGTGACAGACACCGTCACTTTTAACCCACCCAGAATATTCCTGAAAACAGAGAATAAAGCGAGTGACGTAATGCGATCGCTGACCTTCTCAGTGGAACTATTTTTGTCTTTGACATAGATACTCAGGTCTGAGGCCAAAGTAGAAAACAGCAGATGCTCCAGCCGCAGGGGGTCAATACAGGGATTTGTCGGATGGATCCTCCTTCTGTTGCTTTTCTGTGCACATCTAACGACTGAAGGCAGATTCACAGGCGCACGGCCAGGCCTTACAAGCTGGTTGGATGTTGCAGTGGCAAGCAAATTTTGATAATGAGATACAGTCCTGACGGCTCGCTCACACTGATGTTATCGTTCTGTTCTTGGAGCTACAGTCTCCTGAACCTGGGCTCATCACTGATGCTTTTTCCTGCAttactgctgctttgttttaatATAGAGTCTTTCAGCATCTGAAACGTTTCAGTGTGTAAGGAAAATTTAATCAATCTTTGCTTCTTGTGAGCTAAAATTGTTGGGAACCCCTGTTGTGATGCATGAACTCTACCCACAATATTTAACCCTTCTAGACTGACCATCTGAGAGACAAATAACCAGTTAGTGAAATTACTTCCCAGAGAGCAGCTGGACtccaaacaacaacataaagacAAGTGCATGTGTGAAGTCCAAACCTCACAATAAATtatgacagaaataaaacttAACAGGCAAACACAGCCTGACATAACCAGTGTAAAACATGAAAGGACAAAATAGCAGAAACACAATCACAAAGCAATTCAATATCCATGTGGTAAATATACATTTGTTAAAGACTAATAAGGTCCAGTTCTGATGTGTGgtttgtcctgctgtgtttggcACATGTTACTCTGATTATTGAAAATTTATCCATTgagacattttattattttggtgCTGAGACAGCAGAAATACAAGCAACCAATGTCTGTCCTCCTTTTACCTCAAAATTCAGTCATAAAAATGATTATTTAAGACCTTAATAGAACCTTGCTCATAGCTTGTGAATTTGTATTTAAGTAAATAtagctctcacacacatatcTAATGGGTCCATACTTTGTAAATAATTTCTTGGAAAGTTTCCCAGAAAGAACTGGTGAGAAAAGCTCCATTTAAACTCAAGTTCATctctatttattatttattcaaagGACTACTGTGTAGAATTTAGTGCCATCTAATGGTgaagttgcagattgcaaccaactgcaAATTCTCCTGTCTGCcgagcgtgtaggagaactgtGGCGGTGAATAAAGCGGATGTTCCTACACTGTAAAATtcttttacagtaaattactggcTACTAGTTGCATCGTTTTTACAGCAAGTTATTGTGAAATTACAGCTGTATACTGTGATCTCGTTATGTCTGCATCGTACTGTAATTTAGCAGTGTGCTCCTGTAAAATTATTATATTTGACTGTAACCTCACAGTTAAAGCGAGAAACATCCCCCTGCAGAGCTGGAGAGCCATGGATCTAGACGTGAGCGTGTGCGAGTTTCAGAGCCATCATTTTAGACGTGGGCATACGTGAGTTTCAGACTCTCAGTTGTGTTGGATGGACAGAGATtgctaaatacatattttccatcgttgttgcaaaaaaacaacatttgccTTGCGTTCACATTTGCTTgtttaaaacagaaacagaaaaatgttccACTACCTAGCGCACTAGCTCGCTAGCTAATGCTGTAAGCTAGCTGAAAagttgtctatttccactttaaaacgTTGATTAAAAACGTTGCAGTTTGTTACTTTGAGTTGGATTAGTGCTAAAATGGATGATCCGGAGGAACAAGACTGCCTGTTCCGGAGAACAGGAACACAActgtcattttttccccccggGGATTTCGTGTTTTTGGATCATAGTGTTtatacttttactgaagtaaaaaaaaatcttccatCACTTACATCATAGCACAAATTTCAGTCGCTATCAACACAATACCGCTCACCTTGTTCCTCAGGTGGGAGTCGGGCTGGTTCATTGACAGCAGGAGGTACCTGGAGACGGGGCTGCTGAGGATGAAGCTGCATCTGTAATAATTAAATGTCGGCTAAAAGAGGAGCAGAACGTAAACGCTCAGATTGTTCTGTGAAGATATTGACTAAAATTAGGGGAGGAAACGTTGCCTATTTGACTATCGACCAAAAGGTTGATTTCCACCACTCACTGACTCAGTTCCTTTAAGTGTGCACCAGCATGCACGATACCAGGACCTCCCCTAAATCAAATGCAGTTCACATCCTTAATGTCAttaaatacacctgtgcttttcccacCATAacaaaatgtctgccgtgagAAAGGTCTGCACCATTTGCACCTGGTTTGGGGGCAGGACTGAACCATTTCATGTAAATAGGGGGGAAGTACTGAGGCTCTCTGGTGTCCAGTTTTGGTGGGAGAGagactgtagcctcagtttcctgttgttagctgacaggagtggcacctggtgtggtcttctgctgctgtagcccatctgcttcaaggttggacaaggtgttgttgcttcagagatgctcttctgcacaccttggttggaaccagtgcttatttgacttcctgttgcctttctatcatcttgaaccagtctggccattctcctctgacctctggcatcaacaaggcattttggctcactggatattttctctttttgggaccatcctctgtaaaccctagagatggttgtgctgaaaatcccagtaaatactcagaccagcccgtctggcaccaacaaccatgccacgttcaaagtcacttcaatcacctttcttcatcattctgatgctccgtttgaacttcagcagctcgtcttcaccatgtctacatgactaaatgcattgagctcctgccacgtgattggctgattagacATTTGCGGTAATGAGCAGCAGAACAGGTGTAcagtacctaataaagtggccagtgagtgtatataaatatatatcagtGCTTGGCGCAGCTTGTAATGTGGTATCTTCTTTCACAGAGTATCTTTAGTTGCAGCAAATTTAGCTGTCTTAAAGTGTTTCTGCTATTTTGTCCACCCCCTGCTCGCTGCACCACCTGACGATGTGTTGGATCATGTAACAAATATACATACTGCTACAAACtgtgacacaatgagacaccgCCATACTTTCCTGCTCGTGACTAACCTGCTGTAGGTTGTCCGGAACTGGACTTCAGTCAGAATTCCCAGGGGGACACCATCTGGACCAAACAGTCATTTCTATACATTCAGCAGGCTTTTCTCACACTGTACATGTTCATGAACAGCATGGAGATGATAAAATCACACCACCACATCTTATACAGCACTTACATGGTATAAAGAAATTCATACACCTGCTCTGTGAATCATAAGTCATTTAAGGTGGTTATCTGCTGATCAGGACGTCAcgaaaaacaacattaaaactcACAAACACTCAGTTTCTGGGtaaaatattcatgtttttaatgttttctgtgggtgttCTTCTCTTTACTTCAGCAAATAGTACAATATTGTTTGAAACTTGTCAGACAAAATAATATTCCGATTGTACATAGATCCCGTGGCAAGTTAAAAAAATGTTCTAACAATTATTTCaagtactctgtgtgtgttcaagtaCGACTTTGTACCCTGacatctttaaaaacaattttctttGCCAAGCTAGAAACAGAGGAACCTGTTCACGCTGGTGCAACAAGACGTCGTCCTACTTTAAAACTAATACAGTACTTAAATATAATGTACAGTAGACTGATGTTTTCTGGGTCACTTCTTGTTAGAAGCAAGTCAAAGCAGAAGCGTCATCATCCGTTATCATGTGCAGACAGTACTCTTATTTTTCAACATGTTCATCACAACAGGTCCGTGTCATGAACAGAGACGAGATCAGTTCATCAGCAGACACcagggtctcatttataaacgaGGTCTGAAAGAGGCGTACCCCACTTttcacgcaaaagttgtgatgtaACAAACAGACTTggtgggagaaactttgacccatgcttacaaacattttggagacaggataTTGGTGACGCAGTGATTGTAGaaaatgttgaatatttttgctgcgcatttttggcttttgtctctATGCACATTTTTAGTTTGGATGctacgcattgttttataaatgagacacCAGACCTTGATCAAATATTGTTTGGCATCATTTTTATGCTTCAAACGTGTTTTCACCAAACATGGCAAATTGGTGAAAGccgaaagaaaaaaaatccaccttCAGATATTCAGAATATCACAGACCTGTGATTTATCAGCCTGGTAACCAGAATATTGGGAATGTACGTTTCTGCacaccacaaatatgttacatttgcactttCACACAAATCATAATGTTTAAGATGGAGATTCTGGGGGAACGCAGAGGACACATCTCTTTGAATATTTAGAGCAGGTGCATTTGTCCCCCATAAAACATTTAAGTAGcagagaacttttattttgaaacaagacatttcaaTGATAAATTTGTGGatgaaaattcaccagaatgcagtaAAGCAAATGTCTGATGCTCAAAGTTTCCTGCAGACCCCTGAACCCCCCGCGCCCTTCAATGTTGACACGAAACTGAGGCCCTTGTGACGCAGCGTATGTGCTGACTGTGGAGGATGGTGGCGGCATAATATCTAAGCGAGacatc
This window encodes:
- the LOC125900891 gene encoding mitochondrial amidoxime-reducing component 1-like, whose amino-acid sequence is MDVKELAVNALVQNKKAALLIGAGVAVLGLGLGYKYLRKSEKVVRVGVVSQLLVHPLKSGKAVSVALAECHKLGLKSGELQDRHWLVVTEDGHMVTGKLHPRLVLVSLTCDGGHVCLNGPNMEELRFPIKQPNNAVIDCRLYRANSQGLDCGDEASRWLTRYLGEEKTFRLVHFEPQMRMRKRVDSKHPFPQNTVAYADVAPVMLLSESSVKDLSSKLEKEVTVERFRPNIVISDCEAFDEDSWEEVQIGSVRLQRVMSCGRCVFTTVDPETGIITRKEPLETLKSYRLCKPSEKHIYKSAPLFGQLHTVKKTGILHVGDVVYKISR